A genomic region of Dickeya solani IPO 2222 contains the following coding sequences:
- a CDS encoding methyl-accepting chemotaxis protein, with translation MNFLKNITVRRMMLIILVLFTLVWGMASSLTLYSLGNVNGLLSDNQDQKKSYSILVRGNDQYSRAVMRMSRIPEFIQQGDMDNAQKTLSSATGALKNAQEALAQFKRSRQVGVSDEQVQQLIASWEQILSNAVEPMMSALKDGRMDEFKRIFLKQYPPMSVEFGELTEKYAAAIQSDNTITNVENYIAISKNVLLVALIMGVLVLFLSDRYLVGYLVKPIGQIKRHLELLTSGKLGVELDEFGRNCAGQLIPYIRTMQHSLRNTVQTIHAGSSVIYTGTSEIRQGNDELSRRTDQQAAALQETAASMEELTSTVKNNADNVHQARQISEEAQRMARHGGDITDSVVTTMQGISDSSRKIADITSVINGIAFQTNILALNAAVEAARAGEQGRGFAVVAGEVRNLAQRSAQAAKEIETLIGESVSRVSTGSELVREAGSAMEVIISSVSRVHDLMGEISAASDEQSRGIAQIGQAVTEMDGVTQQNAALVQEASTAAASLEDQAQSLAAAVAAFDLGDTPLRSPRVNAPALKRPALKASLPARSSHGDWETF, from the coding sequence ATGAATTTCTTGAAAAATATCACCGTCAGACGAATGATGTTAATTATCCTGGTGCTCTTTACGCTTGTATGGGGAATGGCATCCTCATTAACCCTGTATTCGCTTGGCAATGTTAATGGTTTATTGAGTGACAATCAGGATCAGAAAAAAAGCTATTCCATTCTGGTCCGCGGCAATGATCAATATTCTCGTGCGGTAATGCGTATGTCGCGCATACCGGAATTTATACAACAAGGCGATATGGATAATGCCCAGAAAACGTTGAGTTCTGCGACGGGTGCGCTGAAAAATGCCCAAGAGGCGTTGGCGCAGTTTAAGCGCAGCCGGCAGGTTGGCGTCAGCGATGAACAGGTCCAGCAACTGATTGCATCATGGGAACAGATTCTCAGCAATGCGGTCGAGCCAATGATGAGCGCGCTGAAAGACGGGCGAATGGACGAATTTAAACGAATTTTCCTGAAACAATATCCGCCGATGAGCGTGGAGTTTGGCGAATTGACGGAAAAATACGCCGCCGCTATCCAGTCCGACAATACTATTACGAATGTAGAGAACTACATCGCTATTAGCAAAAACGTGTTACTGGTTGCTTTGATAATGGGTGTTCTCGTGCTGTTCCTGAGCGACCGTTATCTGGTCGGTTATCTGGTGAAACCGATTGGTCAGATTAAACGCCATCTGGAATTGCTGACCAGCGGTAAACTCGGCGTCGAGCTGGATGAATTCGGCCGTAACTGCGCCGGTCAGTTGATCCCCTACATCCGGACAATGCAGCACAGCCTTCGCAATACGGTGCAGACTATCCACGCCGGTTCGTCGGTGATTTACACCGGCACCAGTGAAATTCGGCAGGGCAATGACGAACTGTCGCGCCGTACCGACCAGCAGGCGGCCGCCTTGCAGGAAACCGCCGCCAGCATGGAAGAGCTGACATCGACGGTGAAAAATAATGCTGATAACGTGCATCAGGCGCGGCAGATTTCAGAAGAGGCGCAGCGGATGGCCCGGCATGGCGGCGACATTACCGACAGCGTGGTGACCACCATGCAGGGTATTTCCGACAGCTCCCGCAAGATTGCCGATATCACCAGCGTGATTAACGGCATCGCCTTCCAGACCAATATCCTGGCGCTGAACGCGGCGGTGGAAGCGGCGCGGGCCGGCGAGCAGGGTCGAGGTTTCGCGGTGGTGGCCGGAGAAGTGCGCAATCTGGCGCAGCGCAGCGCGCAGGCGGCCAAAGAGATTGAGACGCTGATCGGCGAATCGGTCAGCCGGGTGAGTACCGGCTCTGAGCTGGTGCGGGAAGCCGGTAGCGCGATGGAAGTGATTATCTCCTCGGTGTCGCGGGTACACGACCTGATGGGCGAGATTTCGGCGGCGTCCGACGAGCAGAGCCGGGGTATTGCGCAAATTGGTCAGGCGGTAACGGAAATGGACGGCGTGACGCAGCAGAACGCGGCGCTGGTGCAGGAAGCCTCGACGGCGGCGGCGTCGCTGGAAGATCAGGCGCAGAGCCTGGCGGCGGCGGTGGCGGCGTTTGACCTGGGCGATACGCCACTGCGCTCCCCACGCGTTAACGCTCCGGCGTTGAAACGACCGGCGCTGAAAGCCTCCCTGCCGGCCAGGTCGTCCCACGGAGACTGGGAAACGTTCTGA
- a CDS encoding methyl-accepting chemotaxis protein gives MNILRHITVRRMLLIILTLFTVIWGMASIFTLNSFSSMSDLLNDNMAQKKSYSTLVKGNDQYFRAVTRMLRAVDYLQTGDADNAQKTLSSAASALKNSEEALAQFKNSEHIGVDKEVVQQMTDVWGRLLQSVVEPMLTAVKDGRMDDFRQLFRKQYPPLSVEFGGVADKYVTAIQSDDAIISAEKHIAINKDLLLVALIIGVIVLFLSDRYLVNYLVKPIGQIKHHLELLTSGKLGVELDEFGRNCAGQLIPYIRAMQHSLRNTVQTIHASSSVIYTGTSEIRQGNDELSRRTDQQAAALQETAASMEELTSTVKNNADNVRQARQISEEAQQMARQGGDITDSVVTTMQGISDSSRKIADITSVINGIAFQTNILALNAAVEAARAGEQGRGFAVVAGEVRNLAQRSAQAAKEIETLIGESVSRVSTGSELVREAGNAMEVIISSVSRVHDLMGEISAASDEQSRGIAQIGQAVTEMDGVTQQNAALVEEASTAAASLEDQAQSLAAAVAAFDLGDTPLRSPRVSAPALKRPALKASLPARSSHGDWETF, from the coding sequence ATGAATATCTTAAGACACATCACTGTCAGAAGAATGTTGTTAATTATCCTGACACTGTTTACCGTTATCTGGGGAATGGCATCCATTTTTACTCTGAACTCATTCAGCAGCATGAGTGATTTGCTGAATGACAACATGGCACAAAAGAAGAGTTACTCGACGCTGGTCAAAGGCAACGATCAATATTTCCGTGCGGTAACACGGATGTTGCGCGCGGTGGATTACCTGCAGACCGGCGATGCCGACAATGCGCAGAAAACCCTGAGTTCAGCCGCCAGCGCATTGAAGAATAGCGAAGAGGCGCTGGCGCAGTTTAAAAACAGCGAGCATATCGGGGTGGATAAAGAGGTGGTGCAGCAGATGACCGATGTCTGGGGCCGGTTGCTGCAAAGCGTAGTGGAGCCGATGCTGACGGCGGTCAAAGACGGTCGGATGGACGATTTCCGCCAGCTGTTTCGCAAACAGTATCCGCCGTTGAGCGTGGAATTCGGCGGCGTGGCGGACAAGTACGTGACGGCTATTCAATCCGATGATGCCATTATCTCAGCGGAAAAACATATTGCCATCAACAAGGATCTGCTGCTGGTTGCCCTGATTATCGGCGTCATCGTACTGTTCCTGAGCGACCGTTATCTGGTCAACTATCTGGTGAAACCGATTGGTCAGATTAAACATCACCTGGAATTGCTGACCAGCGGCAAACTCGGGGTGGAACTGGATGAATTCGGCCGCAACTGTGCCGGTCAGCTGATCCCTTACATCCGGGCGATGCAGCACAGCCTGCGCAATACGGTGCAGACTATCCATGCCAGCTCATCGGTGATTTACACCGGTACCAGCGAAATTCGGCAGGGCAATGACGAACTGTCGCGCCGTACCGACCAGCAGGCGGCGGCTTTGCAGGAAACCGCCGCCAGTATGGAAGAGCTGACCTCGACGGTGAAAAACAACGCGGATAACGTACGTCAGGCGCGGCAGATTTCGGAAGAGGCACAGCAGATGGCTCGTCAGGGCGGCGACATTACCGACAGCGTGGTGACCACCATGCAGGGTATTTCCGACAGCTCGCGCAAGATTGCCGATATCACCAGCGTGATTAACGGCATCGCCTTCCAGACCAATATCCTGGCGCTGAACGCGGCGGTGGAAGCGGCGCGGGCCGGCGAACAGGGTCGCGGTTTCGCGGTGGTGGCCGGGGAAGTACGCAATCTGGCGCAGCGCAGCGCGCAGGCCGCCAAAGAGATTGAGACGCTGATTGGCGAATCGGTCAGCCGGGTGAGTACCGGCTCTGAACTGGTGCGGGAAGCGGGCAACGCGATGGAAGTGATTATCTCCTCGGTATCGCGGGTGCATGACCTGATGGGCGAGATTTCGGCGGCGTCCGATGAGCAGAGCCGGGGCATTGCGCAAATCGGTCAGGCGGTGACGGAAATGGACGGCGTGACGCAGCAGAACGCGGCGCTGGTGGAGGAAGCCTCGACGGCGGCGGCGTCGCTGGAAGATCAGGCGCAAAGTCTGGCGGCGGCGGTAGCGGCGTTTGACCTGGGCGATACGCCGCTGCGCTCCCCACGCGTTAGCGCTCCGGCGCTGAAACGACCGGCGCTGAAAGCCTCCCTGCCGGCCAGGTCGTCTCACGGCGACTGGGAAACATTCTGA